actgaaaaaagcacaaatgtcagggcatgtcaaaacttctccaagccccaaatcagcctcagactccagagggttaaaagtCTCAAtcttgttgtgtttgtgtgtttggtgATTCAGATGAAGTGAAAGTgtcagtgaaggagggagattcagtcgcTCTAAAACCTTATCTTACTGAAATAAAGGATCAGATCATCTGTCTGTGGATGTTTGGACCGAACAAATCACTCATAGCTAAACTCAATAGAAAGCTCTGTCAGATCTTTCTATATAATGGtcctgatgggagattcagagacagactgaatctggatcatcagactggatctctgaccatcacaaacaccacaacTGAACATGATGGACTGTATGAAGTGACCATCGAAGAAAAGAAAGAGATCACATACagattcagtgtttctgtctctgGTGAGTCACGATTACAGTGTCATTTGTGCTGCCAGCTTCACAATAATAAAGtgtttttacacaaatatttatttaataagtaTTTATAAAACAATACCACTCTTGCAATTATTGAAACACTTTCTTTACACATTATAGCTTATAATGTGTAAAGAAAGTATTGTTTATAATGATGTTCAGGTCCAGTTCATTATCAATGCTCATGATGAATTTCTGTCTGTATTGTATTTCATGAATCAGGCTTTGCATCTGTAACATCACGTTTatttttctccttttgtgtttgtgtttgtctgacAGGAATCTGAGGTGACGGAGGAGACGTACACGTGTTTCAGATCAGAACAATGATCAAACTCTGTGATTCTGTTTCTCACTAATGAACAACTGCATCTGTCTTTACAATCTATTACTGTTTCAAATACAATCTGATTTGTTTTCTCATTTATATTTCCACAAAGTGATGATTAATGAGATCCTGTATGATAAATACTATAGATTATCAAAGAATGCTTTAAATATTTAgtataacatgtttttttttttctctgtatgtATCTGCCTGCCCTAATCAATAAAGTTTTCTccatgttttattacatttattatgtcGAGCGCCCCCTGGAGGAATTGGCCTCTTAACTTTGTGACTATTTTAATGTTCAGCAGAACACAACATACAGCGCTTTACATGATTAAAacatcatttataaaatataaatgatgcTCCCCATCATTGTtttcaagaaattatgcaatcTGTGCAGCGTTTACATTGTAAAACTGTAAACGATCATATACTTTAGactctcacaaacaaatgagcctatgtccaaagtttatttttcaagtgcagcagttttatttataatatccCTGCCAATCTATGTAATTTCCCATCTGTTCTCTGCATGACattttattctttctttcttcttcttctgttcattggtgtgttcagctgtgaatgagtcatgtgactctctcctggtacaaaggaaataGTGAGTGACTATGTTACACACCCCAAATTGAGGGTACAGAGTTATTTATTCCTCTTTTTGAAAGAGTGAAAACAGAAGCACCATCTCAGAGAAACATTTTCTACAGATGAAATATGAAGGCAAATGCATATGATTATGATGATATGATTTTTGTGTGAGTTTTTAAGATTGCTGATGTTTATCTCAACAGTTAATGACCTGAAAAGCAAAACACTCGCAGGATCTCAGGACAAGATGAAACAGTTGCTTTAAGACCTTTTTTAACTATGGTGACCAGATGTCCCGTTTTTCCTGGGACAATCCCCAGATAGCAAACAATgatcaaaataatgttaaatcaatgttaatgtgtcaacgttaaccgcattgaatcaatatcacttttgcaccTGCAactaatgttgaaaaaatgttgacatttcaacaatgaatcaatgtttgaacagaaaatgaaacacaactacaactgacttaaagccacacagcctgaaatcaactgaagataaaagaagacaataaatctctcaagatctcagcagaagttctttatgagaattaacagagctttaaatgttgatgtttaattgaaaatgttggtcaccattatggtgatcattgtttcctttagttgggcagtttgactcttgaatttttgggtgagtttgtgctctttgtaacagtgtttaccAAAACACATCATTTGTTGCAAAGAAACCAGAAACGATGCTGATAGTTTTCACCATCATAAAGCAGAGTAGTTTACTAATCTtgttcttgaccaaaagtggtTATTTGTTATTGAAATATAATATTCACCATCACCAACAATACTTTCATGTCAAAGAATCATACTCTTtatactcattttttttttccataatgtatttttaaaaaaaaatcaattttgacacacacagacatcaagaatcagcatatgaatcttaTCAATGGTGACATccttcatgccgcaatgcatgcaaaagtgatattgattcaatgcagttaacgttgacacattaacattgcTTGCTATCTGTGTCCCGCATTTCAGCTCTATTTTTAGCGTCCTGACTAACAAAGGTAGCCAATCTCGTCATAGTATATTTTGCAGAACAAAATTACCATccaatcacaattcgttatcgttaacttgcagttagtgaaggcaggATATTAGAGACCACAGAGGAGATCACAGAcgccaaaatgacaaaaaagactgtgtgtacattaacacccagataaacacttttcaagacaataaatacacgattgagacgatgaatgcatgtattgcctctgaatttgcgtctgaatagcgctggctccgtgggcgtggccgcattagcgggtaatgagctgaatcacggacttctgacatggctctcttttcatacagattacataaacacaaaatgtttgttttcgatttgacttgcacgatttaaaacctgacatttcaactttctttagacataagtgtcatttttttgtcattcgtattcactaagttacagttcattttctgagaactatcagattggacttcgttcagagtgagacgagagatcacgcatcatgtttgttttctttattttacaaaaagcacaacattttgttgttactctgattgtacacaaatgaaagaagatattccacagattaaaatggtgtataactcttaattgtatgtgcaacattgacggagtattttgagtccttttcacactggtaagaaaaaaaacgtggtggtatcgccggcgatacctcagacctcagagtgttaatttaaacaacaaaagacgTTAAATAAATCCAgcgttagcgtcagttctgacaggtcacgtcagtcaagctctcaaactctatgcaattattaatcatatttgacgatagtggtcctgacagaaatatacacatgttaaaaaaacactgagagacattgtttatttaatttgtatctctatTGTGTTTGTcttattgtttgtaatttgcttatttgttcttttttatgaaacaaacaaaaaaagaacttaTGATATAGATGGGGGTGGCATGACGAATCTGGTCACGATATTTTTAACATGGTTGGTttatttctgaagaaaatgatGCAATCTGTCTACCGGAAGTGGAGGCCTACTGGAG
This genomic stretch from Megalobrama amblycephala isolate DHTTF-2021 linkage group LG2, ASM1881202v1, whole genome shotgun sequence harbors:
- the LOC125263236 gene encoding uncharacterized protein LOC125263236 isoform X3, which codes for MDSQTGSLTITNTRTEHDGDYTLQIIGSKVLLKTITVSVSSRLPVPGIIRDSLNITRLCHTCSDEVKVSVKEGDSVALKPYLTEIKDQIICLWMFGPNKSLIAKLNRKLCQIFLYNGPDGRFRDRLNLDHQTGSLTITNTTTEHDGLYEVTIEEKKEITYRFSVSVSGI